A part of Humidesulfovibrio mexicanus genomic DNA contains:
- a CDS encoding site-specific integrase — protein MRFSAPSHLRKQGVAFYFRMAVPERLRPALGKVEVKKSLSTVYLREAKVRVVHVAAVVQSFLGYLDAAGPVAAMTPPEQLQAYLEGEMNKVSAAWKGQESPQAGYLPSMLPKVQTGLRDHAQVQPAKPCTVTPVEPQPVPTAGTKLSEAVEKYIADKAAKWRVSSKKDIIPDLHDFVTMVGDIQAVDLSRDHMRTYHRIMHHLPKRRTIDPRWKKKPLAKLLNMTIQEADKLGATSLGNAFTNIRSFINWLEDEGLVSKAATLNKVLEVQRKSVTPEREAFTDDELRALFSPENFKPKEFRSSWQFWLPLLGLYTGARLEELCQLHLSDIRQDEASGVWYLDINDLADKKTKTSAGNRQVPVHQDLVRLGLLDRVEALRGKRHTRLFPTLEVRESAGKRGGAAGQWFTRYRRQCGVGGGRGEVSGKVFHSFRHSLVTRCKMLGVVRRMCQELVGHEKGAYADVTGGYEGRYPVKVLYEEVVSRLDYVSIVDADRLVGCVWVSLP, from the coding sequence ATGCGTTTCTCGGCTCCGTCTCATCTCCGCAAACAAGGTGTCGCGTTCTACTTCCGCATGGCTGTGCCCGAAAGACTGCGGCCCGCGCTCGGCAAGGTCGAGGTAAAGAAGTCCCTGAGCACGGTGTACCTGCGCGAAGCCAAGGTCCGGGTTGTCCACGTGGCGGCGGTGGTACAGTCTTTCCTAGGCTACCTTGATGCTGCTGGCCCGGTGGCGGCCATGACCCCGCCTGAGCAGCTTCAGGCCTACCTGGAAGGCGAGATGAACAAGGTGTCTGCCGCATGGAAGGGGCAAGAGTCTCCGCAGGCAGGATACCTCCCCTCGATGCTGCCCAAGGTCCAAACGGGACTTAGGGACCATGCTCAGGTACAACCTGCAAAACCCTGCACAGTAACGCCTGTTGAACCTCAGCCGGTGCCCACGGCAGGGACCAAACTGTCCGAGGCCGTAGAGAAATACATCGCGGACAAGGCGGCGAAGTGGAGGGTGTCCAGCAAGAAGGACATCATTCCCGACCTGCATGACTTTGTGACGATGGTGGGCGACATTCAGGCCGTAGACCTCAGCCGCGACCACATGCGGACCTACCACCGCATCATGCACCACCTGCCGAAGCGCCGCACCATTGACCCCCGGTGGAAGAAGAAGCCGCTGGCGAAGCTCCTAAACATGACCATACAGGAGGCGGACAAGCTGGGCGCTACCAGCCTGGGCAACGCCTTCACCAACATCCGGAGCTTCATCAACTGGCTTGAAGATGAGGGCTTGGTGTCGAAGGCCGCCACGCTGAACAAGGTGCTTGAGGTGCAGCGGAAGAGCGTCACCCCGGAGAGGGAAGCCTTCACAGATGATGAGCTTCGTGCTCTCTTCTCGCCGGAGAACTTCAAGCCGAAGGAGTTCCGCAGTTCATGGCAGTTCTGGTTGCCTCTGCTCGGCTTGTACACCGGGGCGAGACTTGAAGAGCTTTGCCAACTCCACTTGTCCGACATACGCCAGGATGAGGCTTCAGGGGTTTGGTATCTGGACATCAACGACCTGGCTGACAAGAAGACCAAGACCAGCGCCGGGAATCGCCAAGTGCCTGTGCATCAAGACCTGGTTCGTCTGGGGTTGCTGGACCGTGTTGAAGCCTTGCGCGGCAAGCGTCATACTCGCCTGTTCCCCACGTTGGAGGTACGGGAGTCCGCAGGGAAGCGCGGCGGTGCGGCAGGGCAGTGGTTCACCCGATACCGCAGGCAATGCGGCGTTGGTGGAGGCAGGGGCGAGGTGAGTGGCAAGGTCTTCCACTCGTTTAGGCACTCCCTGGTGACACGATGTAAGATGCTCGGAGTGGTCCGCCGCATGTGCCAGGAGCTAGTTGGACACGAAAAGGGCGCATACGCCGATGTCACAGGAGGCTATGAGGGGCGGTATCCTGTGAAGGTGCTCTATGAGGAAGTTGTGAGCAGACTCGACTACGTAAGCATAGTTGATGCTGACCGTTTAGTTGGATGTGTATGGGTTTCATTGCCGTAA